The following is a genomic window from Fimbriimonadia bacterium.
GGACGAGCGGACTGGGTTCAGCGCTGCTCGAAGGCTCCGCCCCGCAGCCACTGAACCTCCACTCGTACTCCACGTCGCACCCGAGCGGTATCCAGGGCACCCCCTCTGCGACAAACTGGAACTCGCACATCTCCAACCCCAGGGTCGGCTCCCAATAAAGGCCTCCGACCTGACCGTCACCAAAGATATGGACGTTCCAGGGTTGCGCTGGGCACGGGATAGCGAGCGCCAGAAGGACCGGTCACTAGGACAGCAAGCGAGAAATGTCCGCGATCCATCTCACCATCTCCTGGCGGCACTGTATCAGCTCGCCCCCCTGTCTCCCCGTAATGTTACTAGGTTCCAGAGTAGCTTACGCCGCGCTGGCGGATGAACCTAACAGGCTCCTTCGACCACCGCACGCTGGACGGCGCGGTGAGGGCACGGTTCATGAACGTCGTCCGCGACTACCTTCAGGAGCCCTATCGGCTGTTGGAGTAGTCGCAGCTCACGGCTTGTTCCGCCAGTACTCGAGGACTTCCGCGTT
Proteins encoded in this region:
- a CDS encoding 2-oxo acid dehydrogenase subunit E2; its protein translation is MNLTGSFDHRTLDGAVRARFMNVVRDYLQEPYRLLE